The Cloeon dipterum chromosome 3, ieCloDipt1.1, whole genome shotgun sequence genome includes a region encoding these proteins:
- the LOC135940564 gene encoding uncharacterized protein LOC135940564, producing MRTVFVVALVCLALVCLSEGRPPRAPNNGRGNGNGGGNGNGNGNNGIGNGNGGSNGNNENAGGNGNGNNGNGNGNGGPNNEETTSNPELTTEGAPEPTEGATEPTEGATEPTEEVTEPAEETTVVEEQTTVVVTEEPPVEVTTEGAPEPTEGATEPAEEVTEPAEETTVVEEQTTVVGTEEPPVEVTTEAEVTTAPAENSSEESNESGTNEENSNEASQESGESNSTEEGTAENNSTEEVKSDESNQTKESQESNESK from the exons ATGAGGACTGT atttgtAGTAGCTCTTGTGTGCTTGGCACTGGTGTGCTTGAGTGAAGGGCGTCCACCGAGAGCTCCCAATAATGGTCGTGGAAATGGTAACGGAGGTGGCAACGGCAACGGAAATGGAAACAATGGTATTGGTAATGGCAACGGTGGCTCAAACGGCAACAACGAAAACGCCGGAGGCAATGGAAACGGAAACAATGGTAATGGAAACGGCAACGGCGGACCAAACAACGAAGAGACAACTAGCAACCCTGAATTGACTACTGAGGGTGCTCCTGAACCTACCGAAGGTGCGACTGAACCTACCGAAGGCGCGACTGAACCCACAGAAGAAGTTACTGAGCCTGCAGAAGAGACGACCGTGGTCGAGGAGCAGACGACCGTTGTAGTCACTGAGGAACCGCCAGTTGAGGTCACTACTGAGGGTGCTCCTGAACCTACCGAAGGTGCGACTGAACCCGCAGAAGAAGTAACTGAGCCTGCAGAGGAGACGACCGTGGTCGAGGAGCAGACGACCGTTGTAGGCACTGAGGAACCGCCAGTTGAGGTCACTACTGAGGCCGAGGTGACCACAGCTCCCGCAGAAAACTCGAGCGAAGAGAGCAACGAGAGCGGAACTAACGAGGAAAACTCGAACGAGGCGAGCCAAGAGTCGGGAGAGAGCAACTCAACAGAGGAGGGCACCGCAGAAAACAACTCAACTGAGGAGGTCAAGTCTGATGAGAGCAACCAAACTAAGGAGAGCCAGGAAAGTAACGAATCCAAGTAA